One Candidatus Eisenbacteria bacterium DNA window includes the following coding sequences:
- a CDS encoding 3-deoxy-7-phosphoheptulonate synthase (catalyzes the formation of 3-deoxy-D-arabino-hept-2-ulosonate 7-phosphate from phosphoenolpyruvate and D-erythrose 4-phosphate) translates to MLVKMRRDATPDEVKTVERKLHDLGFKTGRLEGTELTLVGVYGDISKLPAGEIAELPGVEQLIPISRAYKRVAQKGTPEKPIFRTVAIGNVACGGDRLAFISGPCSVESERQIMDAARMVKEAGCDALRGGVVKYRSSPYSGWEGLGASDAESLRKGLDLIVKAGREFGLPTVVEILDQGDVPLYEDAGVDCLQIGEPNSKNQALLNRLRTTKLPVIHKRGNSLDTEAYLLWVERMMTGGKENVILCERGITSANRYTRNTLDVGSVAAFRYQLSALPIAVDASHGTGIRDLVHPATLAGIMAGASVVLVEAHPNPLIAKSDGHQGLFREQLVALVKAAHATWKLRRELDGAYIASSALEHGYKDRMIEDRKRFFGK, encoded by the coding sequence ATGCTCGTGAAGATGCGCCGCGACGCGACGCCCGACGAGGTGAAGACCGTCGAGCGCAAGCTCCACGACCTCGGCTTCAAGACGGGCCGGCTCGAGGGAACCGAGCTCACGCTGGTCGGCGTCTACGGAGACATCTCCAAGCTCCCGGCCGGCGAGATCGCCGAGCTCCCCGGCGTCGAGCAGCTGATCCCGATCTCGCGCGCCTACAAGCGCGTCGCGCAGAAGGGCACGCCCGAGAAGCCGATCTTCCGCACGGTCGCGATCGGCAACGTCGCCTGCGGCGGTGACCGGCTCGCGTTCATCTCGGGACCCTGCTCGGTCGAGAGCGAGCGCCAGATCATGGACGCGGCCCGCATGGTGAAGGAGGCGGGCTGCGACGCGCTCCGCGGCGGCGTCGTGAAGTACCGCTCGAGCCCGTACAGCGGCTGGGAGGGCCTCGGCGCGTCGGACGCCGAGTCGCTCCGCAAGGGGCTCGACCTCATCGTGAAGGCGGGCCGGGAGTTCGGCCTGCCGACCGTCGTCGAGATCCTCGATCAGGGGGACGTCCCGCTCTACGAGGATGCCGGCGTCGACTGCCTGCAGATCGGCGAGCCAAACAGCAAGAACCAGGCGTTGCTCAACCGCCTGCGTACGACGAAGCTCCCCGTGATCCACAAGCGCGGCAACTCGCTCGACACCGAAGCGTACCTCCTCTGGGTCGAGCGCATGATGACCGGCGGCAAGGAGAACGTGATCCTGTGCGAGCGCGGGATCACGAGCGCCAACCGCTACACGCGCAACACGCTCGACGTCGGCTCCGTCGCCGCCTTCCGGTACCAGCTCTCGGCGCTCCCGATCGCGGTCGACGCCTCGCACGGCACCGGCATCCGCGACCTCGTCCACCCGGCGACGCTCGCCGGCATCATGGCCGGCGCGTCCGTCGTGCTCGTCGAAGCGCACCCGAATCCGCTGATCGCGAAGTCCGACGGGCATCAGGGGCTCTTCCGCGAGCAGCTCGTGGCGCTCGTCAAGGCCGCGCATGCGACGTGGAAGCTCCGTCGGGAGCTGGACGGTGCGTACATCGCGTCGTCGGCGCTCGAGCACGGCTACAAGGATCGGATGATCGAGGACCGGAAGCGGTTCTTCGGGAAGTGA
- a CDS encoding FGGY family carbohydrate kinase — translation MSRGSAPLVLALDAGTTGVRAIAVDDAGRLVAERYQETLPHHPAPGLVEHDTEALWRAVVAVLGGTLSEVDASRVHGLGITTQRGTGVVWERATGRALHPAISWSDSRAEARCTELMSQGVFVSPLMAASKIEWMLDRVDADRAGVASGRIACGTLDTWLAFRLSAGGVFATDPSNGVPSGFYNLVTRDWDDAILSALRIPRSAIATLVDTSGVVGRVATDGLAAVPVASLVGDQQSAMMGQLRLAPGEVKISYGTAAMLDLNAGTDILWGGNGTYPLALWQRGGVLEFCLEGTAITAGAAITWLRDGLGIIATPAESGALAASVPDSGGVWAIPAFQGLGTPYLEPTARAVIGGLTRAATRAHVVRAVIEGVAWRCREVYDALRRDCPHPPPDVLRVDGGMARNDVLLQAQADALGIPVERPAMFEAAALGATYLAGLATGVWATTDELASTWHRDRIFEPRLSEDEREERFATWKTHLPAAREPS, via the coding sequence ATGTCGAGAGGATCCGCGCCGCTCGTCCTCGCGCTCGACGCCGGAACCACCGGCGTCCGCGCGATCGCTGTGGACGATGCGGGCCGGCTCGTGGCGGAACGCTATCAGGAGACGCTGCCACATCATCCCGCACCGGGTCTCGTCGAGCACGACACCGAAGCGCTCTGGCGCGCGGTGGTGGCGGTCCTGGGCGGCACGCTCTCGGAGGTCGACGCGTCACGCGTGCACGGGCTCGGCATCACCACCCAGCGCGGCACGGGTGTCGTGTGGGAGCGCGCCACGGGGCGCGCGCTGCACCCGGCGATCTCCTGGTCGGACTCGCGGGCCGAGGCGCGGTGCACGGAGCTGATGAGCCAGGGCGTGTTCGTGAGCCCGCTCATGGCCGCCTCGAAGATCGAGTGGATGCTCGACCGCGTCGACGCGGACCGCGCCGGCGTCGCGTCGGGACGCATCGCCTGCGGCACGCTCGACACGTGGCTCGCCTTCCGTCTTTCGGCCGGCGGCGTGTTCGCAACCGACCCGTCCAACGGCGTGCCGAGCGGCTTCTACAATCTCGTCACGCGCGACTGGGACGATGCGATCCTCTCGGCCCTCCGGATTCCCCGCAGCGCCATCGCGACGCTCGTCGACACGAGCGGCGTCGTCGGGCGCGTCGCGACCGACGGGCTCGCCGCGGTCCCGGTCGCGTCGCTCGTCGGCGATCAGCAGTCGGCGATGATGGGCCAGCTCCGGCTCGCGCCCGGCGAGGTGAAGATCTCGTACGGCACGGCCGCGATGCTGGACCTGAACGCCGGCACCGACATCCTCTGGGGCGGCAACGGCACCTATCCGCTGGCGCTGTGGCAACGCGGCGGGGTGCTCGAGTTCTGTCTCGAAGGGACGGCGATCACGGCGGGGGCGGCGATCACGTGGTTGCGCGACGGCCTCGGCATCATCGCGACGCCCGCCGAGAGCGGCGCGCTCGCAGCGTCGGTTCCCGACAGCGGCGGCGTGTGGGCGATCCCGGCGTTCCAGGGGCTCGGGACGCCATATCTCGAGCCGACGGCGCGCGCGGTGATCGGTGGTCTCACGCGCGCCGCGACGCGGGCGCACGTCGTGCGGGCCGTGATCGAGGGCGTGGCGTGGCGGTGTCGCGAGGTGTACGACGCGCTCCGCAGGGACTGCCCCCATCCGCCGCCCGACGTCCTGCGGGTCGACGGCGGCATGGCGCGCAACGACGTCCTGCTCCAGGCGCAGGCCGACGCGCTCGGCATTCCCGTCGAGCGACCGGCGATGTTCGAAGCGGCGGCGCTCGGCGCGACGTATCTGGCGGGGCTCGCGACGGGCGTGTGGGCGACGACCGACGAGCTCGCGAGCACGTGGCATCGCGACCGGATCTTCGAGCCGCGTCTCTCGGAGGACGAACGCGAGGAGCG